Proteins from a single region of Haloarcula laminariae:
- a CDS encoding DUF371 domain-containing protein, with the protein MERDVVITAEGHENVTAEHASTLEVTSDDFLTPAGDCILGVEADTVPADLDDEFTEACRSADATITATLDAGGHRAVVEGSGHPDLSFENERSHVLRTSDYVDDRTVMVGADAAAGDVDRDLVAALADGADLTLTLSVEQ; encoded by the coding sequence ATGGAACGCGACGTAGTCATCACCGCAGAGGGCCACGAGAACGTCACGGCCGAACACGCCAGCACGCTGGAGGTCACCAGCGACGACTTCCTGACGCCCGCCGGCGACTGCATCCTCGGCGTCGAGGCCGACACCGTCCCCGCCGACCTCGACGACGAGTTCACCGAGGCCTGCCGGTCGGCCGACGCGACAATCACGGCGACACTCGACGCCGGCGGGCACCGGGCCGTCGTCGAGGGGTCGGGCCATCCCGACCTCTCCTTCGAGAACGAGCGGAGCCACGTCCTGCGGACCAGCGACTACGTCGACGACCGGACGGTTATGGTCGGCGCCGACGCCGCCGCCGGCGACGTCGACCGCGACCTCGTGGCGGCGCTCGCGGACGGCGCCGACCTGACGCTGACGCTTTCCGTCGAGCAGTGA
- a CDS encoding endonuclease III domain-containing protein, with translation MTDREPTKNISGGDAGGGNEARFDPATAGTRAEAVVDRLGELYWTKTYGGRDAFECLVRTILSQNTSDTASQPAHDALVDRYSGDSADLVDALAEADQQTLAETIQSAGLYNQKSERIIAIAGVVREEFGGEAGFDEFVRDEDADIVRDRLLEMNGVGPKTADCVLLFAGGRGGVFPVDTHVHRIARRMGLAPADADHETVREYIERDVPGEKCGFGHTAMIQFGREYCKARKPACLDDPEACPLADRCDQVGVYPASGEVVDPSAAD, from the coding sequence ATGACCGACCGGGAGCCGACGAAAAACATCAGCGGCGGCGACGCTGGCGGGGGGAACGAGGCCCGGTTCGACCCGGCCACCGCGGGGACGCGGGCCGAGGCCGTCGTCGACCGCCTCGGGGAGCTGTACTGGACCAAGACCTACGGCGGCCGGGACGCCTTCGAGTGTCTCGTCCGGACGATACTCAGCCAGAACACCTCCGACACGGCCAGTCAGCCGGCCCACGACGCGCTGGTGGACCGGTACAGCGGCGACAGCGCCGACCTCGTCGACGCCCTCGCCGAGGCCGACCAGCAGACCCTCGCCGAGACCATCCAGTCGGCGGGGCTGTACAACCAGAAGTCCGAGCGAATCATCGCTATCGCCGGGGTGGTACGCGAGGAGTTCGGCGGCGAGGCGGGGTTCGACGAGTTCGTCCGGGACGAGGACGCCGACATCGTCCGGGACCGTCTCCTGGAGATGAACGGCGTCGGCCCCAAGACGGCGGACTGTGTGCTCCTCTTTGCCGGCGGCCGCGGCGGCGTCTTCCCGGTGGACACGCACGTCCACCGCATCGCCCGCCGGATGGGGCTGGCCCCCGCCGACGCCGACCACGAGACGGTCCGGGAGTACATCGAGCGGGACGTGCCCGGCGAGAAGTGTGGCTTCGGCCACACGGCGATGATACAGTTCGGCCGCGAGTACTGCAAGGCCCGTAAGCCGGCCTGTCTGGACGACCCCGAGGCCTGCCCGCTGGCCGACCGCTGTGACCAGGTCGGCGTCTATCCAGCCAGCGGCGAGGTCGTCGACCCGTCGGCGGCGGACTGA
- a CDS encoding aldo/keto reductase: MEYTRLGSTGTTVSQLCYGTWRFGRETGGVVETDREQAHELLDAAWERGINFFDTANVYGTPNGKSERYIGEWLDDRDREDVVIASKVYFPFDGWGEPGPNDSGLGRKHIRAQIEGTLDRLDTDYLDLYYIHRWDEESDIVETLRTLNDLVREGKVHYLGASTMAAWQLTKALWKSDVEDLARFEVTQPLFHAGYRDDIKDYLDVAADQDMAVCPYSPLAGGFLTGKYERTDDDDPTKFEGPEGARGSLSDRFEDFYLSERGWHVLDELRDVADELDATTPQVALRWLIEQPDITCIPIVGARTVDQLDENVGAADISLSDDQFNRIVSARYADDGERWGHRE; encoded by the coding sequence ATGGAGTACACACGACTCGGTTCGACCGGGACGACGGTGTCACAGCTCTGTTACGGGACGTGGCGCTTCGGCCGGGAGACCGGCGGCGTCGTCGAGACCGACCGTGAGCAGGCCCACGAGCTGCTGGACGCGGCCTGGGAGCGGGGCATCAACTTCTTCGACACGGCGAACGTCTACGGGACGCCGAACGGCAAGTCCGAGCGCTACATCGGCGAGTGGCTCGACGACCGCGACCGCGAGGACGTCGTCATCGCCTCGAAGGTGTACTTCCCCTTCGACGGCTGGGGCGAGCCCGGCCCGAACGACTCCGGGCTCGGTCGCAAGCACATCCGCGCCCAGATAGAGGGGACCCTCGACCGGCTGGACACGGACTATCTCGACCTGTACTACATCCACCGCTGGGACGAGGAGAGCGACATCGTCGAGACGCTGCGGACGCTGAACGACCTCGTCCGCGAGGGGAAGGTCCACTATCTCGGCGCGTCGACGATGGCCGCCTGGCAGCTGACGAAGGCCCTCTGGAAGAGCGACGTGGAGGACCTGGCTCGCTTCGAGGTGACCCAGCCCCTGTTCCACGCCGGCTACCGCGACGACATCAAGGACTACCTCGACGTCGCCGCCGACCAGGACATGGCCGTCTGTCCGTATTCGCCGCTTGCTGGCGGCTTTCTCACCGGCAAGTACGAGCGCACCGACGACGACGACCCGACGAAGTTCGAGGGGCCCGAGGGCGCGCGCGGCTCCCTGTCGGACCGCTTCGAGGACTTCTACCTCTCCGAACGCGGCTGGCACGTCCTGGACGAGCTCCGCGACGTGGCCGACGAACTCGACGCGACGACGCCGCAGGTCGCCCTGCGCTGGCTCATCGAACAGCCCGACATCACCTGTATCCCCATCGTCGGGGCCCGCACCGTCGACCAGCTAGACGAGAACGTCGGGGCGGCCGACATCTCGCTGTCGGACGACCAGTTCAACCGCATCGTCTCCGCCCGCTACGCCGACGACGGCGAGCGGTGGGGCCACCGGGAGTGA
- a CDS encoding disulfide bond formation protein B, with translation MDRRELRETDTRTLLGAATLVALVATAGSLFLSLGLGLEPCRLCWYQRILMYPLVVVLGVAAVERRAAVAWTALPLTALGTAIAAYHSWLQATQVACGVGAVSCARVQYRIAGLTVPNLSLIAFLLVSGAVLLAWRWD, from the coding sequence ATGGACAGACGGGAACTGCGGGAAACAGACACGCGGACGCTGCTGGGCGCGGCGACGCTGGTCGCGCTCGTCGCGACGGCGGGGAGCCTCTTCCTGTCGCTGGGGCTCGGGCTGGAGCCCTGTCGGCTCTGCTGGTACCAGCGAATCCTGATGTACCCGCTGGTGGTCGTGCTGGGCGTCGCAGCCGTCGAGCGGCGGGCGGCCGTCGCGTGGACGGCGCTTCCCCTGACAGCGCTCGGTACGGCGATTGCGGCGTATCACTCCTGGCTACAGGCGACGCAGGTGGCCTGTGGCGTGGGTGCCGTCAGCTGTGCGCGGGTGCAGTACCGAATCGCGGGGCTGACGGTGCCGAACCTCTCACTCATCGCCTTCCTCCTCGTGAGCGGGGCCGTCCTGCTGGCGTGGCGGTGGGACTGA
- a CDS encoding hydrolase, whose protein sequence is MSLSWRGAAVRPDDGKPSPETWEAVAVPGRPAQFAGADAVAYETTVADPRTGADEHAVLVLEGAYAHTRVWCNGELLAESDSYVTPLRVRLPEAEEYRLIVECRAPEDRFGGLHDTDRLPPERCVPGIWWDASLETYPDPYVHAIEARPRRTEAGAAVDVTADVVTSEPVDERLTFSVRPAGQARGGGMMDRARVESGPGSTVVPHTIDVRDPSLWWPHDRGSQPRYVIRAKLGDAERSLTTGLRSVGYDDGLSVNGERVRARGVTLLDPTVDDVERAVAANANLVRVRAQGVPPAVAEACDELGVLLWQDLPLTGPGGFDMDRGRELAESVTTAVGHHPSLACVAVHDEPVAPYADGLGSGTLDRLRYRYRAWRASYNEAPAEAVAERVEGVPAVPVVGPPGIDPDAVTLYPGWRYGSVGDLAWLCDHYGVGDVVAGFGAGTAGGGDSTDDPGPDAPDSQARQAQVVQAVGEGLRRRGSEVVVLDSLRDAGDGGTGVVAEDGTEKAAYGTLTDSYQPTQVFLSDPTPGRSDIVVCHDRPSGATITVEWDHNGQRHQEERAVEGFGRATVGAVTLAAGDELTLAAAVEGRAVKNEYRIGEDI, encoded by the coding sequence ATGTCGCTTTCGTGGCGTGGCGCGGCAGTGCGGCCGGACGACGGGAAGCCGTCCCCCGAGACCTGGGAGGCGGTGGCGGTCCCGGGCCGGCCGGCGCAGTTCGCCGGCGCCGACGCCGTCGCCTACGAGACCACCGTTGCGGACCCGCGGACGGGGGCAGACGAGCACGCGGTGCTCGTCCTCGAGGGGGCGTACGCCCACACGCGGGTCTGGTGTAACGGCGAGCTGCTCGCCGAGTCCGACAGCTACGTCACGCCGCTTCGGGTCCGACTGCCCGAGGCCGAGGAGTACCGGCTCATAGTCGAGTGTCGGGCCCCGGAGGACCGCTTTGGCGGCCTCCACGACACCGACCGGCTCCCGCCGGAGCGGTGTGTCCCCGGCATCTGGTGGGACGCGTCGCTGGAGACGTATCCGGACCCCTACGTCCACGCGATAGAGGCACGACCGCGACGGACCGAGGCGGGAGCGGCGGTCGATGTCACCGCCGACGTGGTCACGAGCGAGCCCGTCGACGAGCGGCTCACGTTCTCCGTCCGCCCCGCGGGACAGGCCCGGGGCGGCGGGATGATGGACCGCGCCCGCGTCGAGAGCGGGCCGGGCTCGACCGTCGTGCCCCACACTATCGACGTGCGCGACCCGTCGCTGTGGTGGCCCCACGACCGCGGGAGCCAGCCCCGGTACGTGATTCGGGCGAAGCTCGGCGACGCCGAGCGCTCGCTGACGACGGGACTGCGCTCGGTGGGCTACGACGACGGGCTCTCCGTCAACGGCGAACGGGTCCGCGCCCGCGGCGTGACGCTGCTCGACCCGACCGTTGACGACGTCGAGCGGGCCGTCGCGGCGAACGCGAACCTCGTCCGCGTGCGAGCGCAGGGCGTCCCGCCGGCGGTCGCCGAGGCCTGTGACGAACTCGGCGTGCTCCTCTGGCAGGACCTCCCGCTCACGGGGCCCGGCGGCTTCGACATGGACCGGGGCCGCGAGCTGGCCGAGTCGGTCACCACCGCCGTCGGCCACCACCCCAGCCTGGCCTGCGTCGCGGTACACGACGAACCCGTTGCCCCATACGCCGACGGGCTGGGGTCGGGCACGCTCGACCGGCTCCGCTATCGCTACCGGGCCTGGCGGGCCAGCTACAACGAGGCGCCCGCCGAGGCGGTGGCCGAGCGGGTCGAGGGCGTGCCGGCCGTCCCGGTCGTCGGCCCGCCGGGTATCGACCCCGACGCGGTCACGCTGTATCCCGGCTGGCGCTACGGGTCGGTCGGCGACCTGGCGTGGCTCTGTGACCACTACGGCGTCGGCGACGTGGTCGCGGGCTTCGGCGCCGGTACAGCCGGAGGTGGTGACTCGACTGACGACCCCGGGCCCGACGCGCCCGACTCACAGGCGCGCCAGGCCCAAGTCGTCCAGGCCGTCGGCGAGGGGCTTCGACGGCGCGGGAGCGAGGTCGTCGTGCTGGACAGTCTCCGGGACGCCGGGGACGGCGGGACGGGCGTGGTCGCCGAGGACGGGACCGAAAAGGCGGCCTACGGGACGCTGACCGACAGCTACCAACCCACCCAGGTGTTCCTCTCGGACCCGACGCCGGGCCGGAGCGACATCGTCGTCTGCCACGACCGGCCCTCGGGGGCGACCATCACCGTCGAGTGGGACCACAACGGGCAGCGCCACCAGGAGGAGCGAGCCGTCGAGGGCTTTGGTCGAGCCACGGTCGGGGCGGTGACACTCGCGGCCGGCGACGAGCTGACGCTGGCCGCCGCCGTCGAGGGCCGGGCGGTGAAAAACGAGTACCGCATCGGCGAGGATATATAA
- a CDS encoding coiled-coil protein, with translation MADSIDESKNVAVTEEDLENKSKGELIKLAGQLRDRRNELNQMASERASARDDLNAKTREKVDEAQEHREKRDELNEQVQEHKDQRNELNAEANELFDKVDKVKNDLELDEGKSVDELTEEIEDLEFKQQTEVLSSEDEKELIEKIEDKREKLQSKKEKLDQSGDLEGLKEEAEEVRSEASKHHQKVTELADEAQKHHNEMIEAYREADEIRDEADEKHEEFVEAQEAADQHHEDFVRVQKRLRELDKKEEQEERSQREEKQEAAREEAEEIYQKFKEGETLDTEDLMKLQKAGKL, from the coding sequence ATGGCAGACTCGATAGACGAATCAAAGAACGTTGCAGTAACAGAAGAGGACCTAGAGAACAAATCGAAGGGCGAGCTCATCAAACTCGCCGGGCAGCTCCGCGACCGGCGCAACGAGCTCAACCAGATGGCCTCCGAGCGGGCCAGCGCCCGCGACGACCTGAACGCGAAGACTCGCGAGAAGGTCGACGAGGCCCAGGAACACCGCGAGAAGCGCGACGAGCTCAACGAGCAGGTCCAGGAGCACAAGGACCAGCGAAACGAGCTCAACGCCGAGGCCAACGAGCTGTTCGACAAGGTCGACAAGGTCAAGAACGACCTCGAACTCGACGAGGGCAAGTCCGTCGACGAGCTCACCGAGGAGATAGAGGACCTCGAATTCAAACAGCAGACCGAGGTGCTCTCCTCCGAGGACGAGAAAGAGCTCATCGAGAAAATCGAGGACAAGCGCGAGAAGCTCCAGAGCAAGAAGGAGAAGCTCGACCAGAGCGGCGACCTCGAAGGGCTCAAGGAGGAGGCCGAAGAGGTCCGCTCCGAGGCGTCCAAACACCACCAGAAGGTCACGGAGCTGGCCGACGAGGCCCAGAAACACCACAACGAGATGATCGAGGCCTACCGGGAGGCCGACGAGATCCGTGACGAGGCCGACGAGAAACACGAGGAGTTCGTCGAGGCCCAGGAAGCGGCCGACCAGCACCACGAGGACTTCGTCCGCGTCCAGAAGCGCCTGCGCGAACTCGACAAGAAAGAGGAGCAGGAAGAGCGCAGCCAGCGCGAGGAGAAACAGGAGGCCGCCCGCGAGGAGGCCGAGGAAATCTACCAGAAGTTCAAGGAAGGCGAGACCCTCGACACCGAGGACCTGATGAAGCTGCAGAAGGCCGGCAAGCTGTAA
- a CDS encoding beta-CASP ribonuclease aCPSF1 has translation MSTVDKQLEDVRETIDEEVPRGITVSDVTYEGPELVIYTRDPKEFAADSDLVRRLASKLRKRITVRPDPDVLTPPEAAEAEIRDLVPEDASVSDIQFLADTGEVVIRAKKPGQVIGRRGETLREITKATGWTPEVERTPSIDSPAVANVRTFLTQERDDRRDILERVGRQIHRDPMSSEEWVRVTTLGGCKEVGRAAYIISTADTRILVDCGDKPGERAERPYLDVPEAIGSGATSLDAVVLTHAHLDHAALVPLLYENGYDGPIYCTEPTRDLLGLLTLDYIDSATRTGQRQPYGAGMVREAVKHCIPLEYGDVTDIAPDVKLTLHNAGHVLGSSVVHFHIGDGLYNVAFSGDIRYDSSRLLDGAVNEFPRVETLVLESTYGGRNDYQTDRDDSERKLTERLQSAAENDATVLIPTDAVGRPQELLVVLEALMSSGEVPEMPVYLDEMIWEATAVHTSYPEFLRDDMASRLQADDENPFLADQFTPVGDDEKRRELAERDEASVVLSTPGTCTPGPVRTWLEALAPDPDNALVFVEKQARGTLGNRIQGGTDSVTLDGETVPLELRVDTIDGFSGHADRQGLENFVKTMHPRPEKVLCVDGDRSATQDLSSSLYHDYNLRTFTPENLETFRFI, from the coding sequence ATGAGCACGGTAGACAAGCAACTCGAAGACGTCCGCGAAACGATAGACGAAGAGGTTCCGAGAGGCATTACGGTCTCCGATGTGACCTACGAGGGGCCGGAGCTGGTCATCTACACCCGCGACCCGAAGGAGTTCGCCGCCGACAGCGACCTCGTCCGGCGGCTGGCCTCCAAACTCCGGAAGCGCATCACCGTCCGGCCTGACCCGGACGTGCTGACGCCGCCGGAGGCGGCGGAGGCGGAGATACGCGACCTCGTCCCCGAGGACGCCTCGGTGAGCGACATCCAGTTTCTCGCCGACACCGGCGAGGTCGTCATCCGCGCCAAGAAGCCGGGGCAGGTCATCGGCCGGCGCGGCGAGACGCTACGGGAGATAACCAAAGCCACCGGCTGGACGCCGGAGGTGGAACGGACGCCGTCCATCGACTCGCCGGCGGTCGCCAACGTCCGCACGTTCCTGACACAGGAGCGGGACGACCGCCGCGATATCCTGGAGCGCGTCGGTCGCCAGATTCACCGCGACCCCATGTCGAGCGAGGAGTGGGTCCGCGTCACCACCCTGGGCGGCTGCAAGGAGGTCGGACGGGCGGCCTACATCATCTCGACAGCGGACACGCGCATCCTCGTCGACTGCGGCGACAAACCCGGCGAACGGGCCGAGCGGCCGTACTTGGACGTTCCCGAGGCCATCGGGTCCGGGGCGACCTCGCTCGACGCCGTGGTGCTGACACACGCCCACCTGGACCACGCCGCGCTGGTCCCGCTGCTGTACGAGAACGGGTACGACGGCCCCATCTACTGCACCGAACCCACGCGGGACCTGCTGGGGCTGTTGACGCTCGACTACATCGATTCGGCGACGCGGACGGGGCAGCGACAGCCCTACGGCGCCGGGATGGTCCGCGAGGCGGTCAAACACTGTATCCCGCTGGAGTACGGCGACGTGACCGACATCGCGCCCGACGTGAAGCTGACGCTGCACAACGCCGGCCACGTGCTGGGCAGTTCGGTCGTCCACTTCCACATCGGCGACGGACTGTACAACGTCGCCTTCTCCGGCGACATCCGCTACGACAGCAGCCGGCTGCTCGACGGCGCGGTGAACGAGTTCCCCCGGGTCGAGACGCTGGTCCTGGAGTCGACCTACGGCGGCCGGAACGACTACCAGACCGACCGGGACGACTCCGAGCGCAAGCTCACCGAGCGCCTGCAAAGCGCCGCGGAGAACGACGCGACCGTGCTGATACCGACCGACGCCGTCGGCCGGCCCCAGGAGCTGCTGGTCGTCCTCGAAGCGCTCATGTCGTCGGGCGAGGTCCCCGAGATGCCGGTCTACCTCGACGAGATGATATGGGAGGCCACGGCCGTCCACACCAGCTACCCCGAGTTCCTCCGGGACGACATGGCGAGCCGGCTCCAGGCCGACGACGAGAACCCGTTCCTGGCCGACCAGTTCACGCCGGTCGGGGACGACGAGAAGCGGCGCGAGCTGGCCGAGCGCGACGAGGCCAGCGTCGTCCTCTCGACGCCCGGCACGTGTACGCCCGGGCCGGTCCGAACCTGGCTCGAAGCGCTGGCTCCCGACCCCGACAACGCGCTCGTGTTCGTCGAAAAGCAGGCCCGCGGGACGCTCGGCAACCGCATCCAGGGCGGCACCGACTCGGTCACCCTCGACGGCGAGACGGTTCCCCTGGAGCTACGGGTCGATACCATCGACGGCTTCTCGGGCCACGCCGACCGGCAGGGCCTTGAGAACTTCGTGAAGACGATGCACCCGCGTCCGGAGAAGGTCCTCTGTGTCGACGGCGACCGGTCGGCCACGCAGGACCTCTCCTCGTCGCTGTATCACGACTACAACCTCCGGACGTTCACCCCCGAGAACCTGGAGACGTTCCGTTTCATATAG